One stretch of Candidatus Brocadiaceae bacterium DNA includes these proteins:
- a CDS encoding NAD+ synthase produces MMKIALAQINPTIGDFKRNTEIIYTYIDNARNQKADLVIFPELAITGYPPKDFLDNPVFINQNIKALHNIANYASGISVIVGFVDKNKQPNGKLIHNAAAFIQNGKVVSVHHKSLLPTYDVFDEYRYFEPAHRIYPVKFMDYTLGISICEDIWNDEEFWPRPLYETDPIEALIAKGANIIINVSSSPFTIGKHDTLRKRMLIHGAVKYKVPFIYVNQVGGNDEIVFDGNSTVINAQGIPVAQAAIFEEELITVDIGNSSEQKHFITLTPLETLHKALLVGLRDYVRKCGFKKVIIALSGGIDSAVTAALAVESLGNRNVIGLLMPSQFSSQSSIDDAVKLAKNLDIQYKIFPIINIFDMYQNTLKTEFKNKPFDITEENLQARIRGTIIMALSNTYGYLVLTTGNKSELAVGYCTLYGDMSGGLALISDIPKTMVYEIARYINREKELIPQNTLVKPPSAELKPNQLDQDSLPPYDILDPILKAYIEDAKSISEMTQMGFEEKMVREIVRKVQRNEYKRRQAAPGIKVTSKAFGSGRRMPIAHNFLC; encoded by the coding sequence ATGATGAAAATTGCGCTTGCACAAATTAATCCAACCATAGGTGATTTTAAAAGAAATACGGAAATAATCTACACGTATATTGATAATGCCAGAAACCAGAAAGCCGATCTTGTTATATTCCCTGAATTGGCCATTACCGGTTACCCTCCCAAAGATTTCCTCGACAATCCTGTCTTTATCAATCAAAATATAAAGGCACTACATAACATAGCCAACTATGCATCCGGCATATCTGTTATTGTCGGATTTGTTGATAAGAACAAACAACCAAATGGAAAGCTTATCCACAATGCGGCAGCCTTTATTCAAAACGGAAAGGTTGTTTCGGTACACCACAAGTCTCTCTTGCCAACCTATGATGTTTTCGATGAATATCGGTATTTCGAACCAGCCCATAGGATCTATCCCGTAAAATTCATGGATTACACACTGGGGATTTCCATTTGTGAAGACATATGGAACGATGAGGAATTCTGGCCCAGGCCTCTCTATGAAACGGACCCGATAGAAGCCCTTATCGCAAAGGGCGCAAATATTATCATCAATGTCTCCTCTTCTCCCTTTACCATAGGGAAACACGATACATTGCGAAAACGCATGCTTATCCATGGTGCCGTAAAATATAAAGTCCCTTTTATTTATGTAAATCAAGTGGGAGGAAATGATGAAATCGTCTTCGACGGGAACAGCACGGTAATAAACGCACAGGGCATACCTGTTGCGCAGGCCGCCATCTTTGAGGAGGAACTGATAACCGTCGATATTGGCAATTCATCTGAGCAAAAACACTTCATTACCCTTACTCCTCTTGAGACTCTTCATAAAGCCTTACTCGTGGGACTTCGCGATTATGTAAGGAAGTGTGGTTTTAAAAAAGTAATCATTGCCCTCAGCGGAGGTATTGATTCTGCTGTTACTGCGGCACTGGCAGTAGAATCACTGGGAAACCGGAATGTTATCGGACTGCTTATGCCATCCCAATTTTCTTCTCAATCCAGCATCGATGATGCGGTAAAGCTGGCCAAAAATCTCGATATTCAGTACAAAATCTTTCCTATTATCAATATTTTCGATATGTACCAGAATACTTTGAAAACCGAATTCAAAAACAAACCATTTGACATAACGGAAGAAAACCTGCAGGCGCGTATTCGCGGTACTATCATTATGGCCCTATCCAATACCTATGGATACCTTGTGCTGACGACGGGAAATAAATCTGAGCTTGCAGTTGGTTATTGCACTCTTTATGGAGATATGAGCGGTGGTCTTGCATTGATATCAGATATTCCCAAAACCATGGTTTACGAGATAGCAAGATACATCAATCGGGAAAAAGAACTCATTCCACAGAACACTCTGGTGAAACCCCCATCTGCGGAATTAAAACCAAATCAACTGGACCAGGACAGTCTTCCCCCTTACGATATACTGGATCCTATTTTGAAGGCTTATATAGAGGATGCTAAAAGTATCAGCGAAATGACCCAGATGGGTTTCGAAGAAAAAATGGTTCGTGAAATTGTGCGAAAGGTACAGAGAAACGAGTACAAGAGAAGACAGGCCGCTCCCGGAATAAAGGTAACGTCAAAGGCATTTGGGTCAGGGAGAAGAATGCCTATCGCCCATAATTTTCTGTGCTGA
- a CDS encoding protoglobin family protein, with protein MATAMAEAWMKTFPMEAKPKSAGEKKIPVVDIPEFARSWNLYRDTSMDIVKRFEYMAQCVGFTDKDTEAIKESKELIAANLEAILDHIYWEKLIGDPWLSQWFRDETGQISKDYVTVRRARQRRFLLKILECKWDEEFLNFVRWVGAVHVPIFGNEDLYIPVRLNLGLMGYLHQYFFNFFAEQLKDDPAKLQRITSAWTKLFWLVIDIYHIDYFGIWM; from the coding sequence ATGGCGACAGCTATGGCAGAAGCATGGATGAAAACATTTCCCATGGAAGCGAAACCGAAGTCTGCAGGTGAAAAAAAGATACCTGTTGTAGATATTCCGGAGTTTGCCAGATCATGGAATCTTTATCGTGACACCAGTATGGATATCGTGAAACGCTTTGAATACATGGCCCAATGTGTCGGTTTTACAGACAAGGATACAGAGGCGATCAAAGAATCAAAGGAATTGATAGCGGCAAATCTTGAGGCGATTCTCGATCACATCTATTGGGAAAAGCTCATCGGTGATCCCTGGTTGTCACAGTGGTTCAGAGATGAAACAGGACAAATCAGCAAAGACTATGTTACCGTTCGAAGGGCAAGGCAGCGGAGATTTCTCCTAAAAATACTGGAATGCAAATGGGACGAAGAATTTTTAAATTTTGTCCGTTGGGTTGGCGCGGTACATGTGCCGATTTTTGGAAATGAGGATCTTTATATACCGGTAAGATTGAATTTAGGGCTTATGGGGTATCTCCACCAGTATTTCTTTAACTTTTTTGCGGAACAACTCAAAGATGATCCGGCAAAACTGCAAAGGATTACTTCTGCCTGGACAAAGCTTTTCTGGCTGGTTATTGATATATATCATATCGATTATTTTGGCATTTGGATGTAA
- a CDS encoding methyltransferase domain-containing protein, producing MDDYKLLIDLHKQGHRQGPGGDAETEQALNLAMVDRAAPLKVADIGCGTGASALLLARFLNARIMAVDFFEDFLDVLNERAKSMGVADRISTLACSMANLPFTDEELDVIWSEGAIYNIGFEKGVADWRRCLKPGGVLVASEITWITDSRPAELQNHWDSEYPEIDVASAKIRVLEKHGYSPVGYFVLPEHCWLEEYYRPMQARFEDFLNRNGNSEEARAVVAAEQQEIDLYETYKAHISYGVYVARRLE from the coding sequence ATGGATGACTACAAACTCTTAATCGACCTACACAAGCAAGGCCATCGGCAAGGACCGGGCGGGGATGCCGAGACGGAACAGGCGCTCAATCTGGCCATGGTCGACCGGGCTGCGCCGCTGAAGGTTGCGGATATCGGGTGCGGCACGGGGGCGTCCGCCCTCCTGCTTGCCCGGTTCTTGAATGCCCGAATCATGGCGGTGGACTTTTTTGAGGACTTTCTTGACGTGCTGAATGAAAGAGCTAAAAGCATGGGGGTGGCCGACCGGATCTCGACGCTGGCATGCTCCATGGCCAACCTGCCATTCACGGACGAAGAATTGGATGTCATCTGGTCCGAGGGTGCCATCTACAACATCGGCTTCGAAAAGGGAGTCGCTGACTGGCGGCGCTGCCTGAAACCGGGCGGAGTGCTGGTTGCGTCCGAGATCACATGGATCACGGACTCCCGACCAGCGGAACTCCAGAACCATTGGGACAGCGAATATCCTGAAATCGATGTGGCCTCTGCCAAAATCAGGGTTCTGGAAAAGCACGGCTATTCGCCGGTCGGGTATTTTGTGTTACCGGAACATTGCTGGCTGGAAGAGTATTACCGGCCCATGCAGGCCAGGTTCGAGGACTTCCTGAACCGGAATGGAAACAGTGAAGAAGCACGCGCGGTCGTGGCCGCGGAGCAACAGGAAATCGACCTCTACGAGACATACAAGGCTCACATCAGCTACGGGGTGTATGTCGCAAGAAGGCTGGAATAA
- a CDS encoding ferredoxin encodes MKEDDVAVWFEEGCVQCGMCAEEAPGVFDFVAGVGPHVKDDADIEVHIETVKQAAYLCPAQCIKYRLSPGEEQ; translated from the coding sequence ATGAAAGAGGATGATGTTGCTGTCTGGTTTGAAGAAGGCTGTGTTCAGTGTGGAATGTGCGCTGAAGAAGCTCCGGGAGTATTTGATTTTGTGGCGGGCGTTGGTCCACATGTAAAAGATGACGCCGACATTGAAGTGCACATTGAGACCGTAAAACAAGCTGCATATTTATGCCCTGCACAGTGCATAAAATATCGATTATCTCCTGGTGAGGAACAATAA
- a CDS encoding rubrerythrin family protein — MSTTNDLKDAFAGESQANRKYLAFAKKAEEEGFQQVAKLFRAAAEAETVHAHNHLRVLSGVRSTKENLQEAIGGETHEFTKMYPEMIKTAKKEGNDQALRSFELANKVENIHADLYQKALNTLGNNKSLDYFVCQVCGNTVENGAPDTCPICGAPKNQFIRVG, encoded by the coding sequence ATGTCAACAACGAATGATTTAAAGGATGCCTTTGCCGGAGAATCTCAGGCAAACAGAAAATATCTTGCCTTTGCCAAAAAGGCGGAAGAAGAAGGTTTTCAGCAGGTAGCAAAACTTTTTCGCGCGGCAGCTGAAGCTGAAACAGTCCACGCCCATAACCATTTACGGGTTTTGAGTGGTGTCCGGAGCACAAAAGAAAATCTCCAGGAAGCCATTGGAGGTGAAACCCACGAGTTTACCAAAATGTATCCGGAGATGATTAAAACCGCAAAAAAGGAAGGAAACGATCAGGCCTTGCGGAGTTTCGAACTTGCCAATAAAGTCGAAAATATTCATGCCGATTTGTATCAAAAGGCATTGAATACTCTTGGCAATAACAAATCCCTGGATTACTTTGTCTGTCAAGTCTGTGGAAATACGGTTGAAAACGGAGCCCCTGATACCTGTCCCATCTGCGGGGCGCCCAAGAACCAGTTTATCAGAGTCGGTTGA
- the thyX gene encoding FAD-dependent thymidylate synthase has product MPESRLQVLLLRHTSDPEEIVSQAARLCYSPASIDELKNQVRSKDQARFIEQLADMKHLSPIEHVTFTFGIEGISRACSHQFVRHRLASFSQQSQRYVGQQSQKTGGFHFVVPDSIERAGKKEWFIEKMNTIQAWYNELIDALGDQGESAYEDARFLLPNAAETKLVVTMNARELLHFFRVRCCNRAQWEIRAMATEMLRLAKQVSPHIFKDSGPGCVHDKCPEGKMTCGKQNEVRKHFQNLS; this is encoded by the coding sequence ATGCCAGAATCCAGATTACAGGTACTGCTCTTACGACATACATCGGACCCTGAGGAGATCGTATCCCAGGCTGCAAGACTCTGTTACAGTCCTGCCTCTATTGATGAACTAAAGAACCAGGTTAGGAGCAAGGACCAGGCGCGTTTTATTGAACAATTGGCAGACATGAAACACCTGTCGCCTATTGAACATGTTACGTTTACCTTCGGGATCGAAGGCATTTCCCGTGCCTGTTCCCATCAGTTCGTCCGGCACCGCCTTGCTTCTTTTTCCCAACAAAGCCAGCGATACGTAGGACAACAAAGCCAGAAAACAGGAGGATTTCATTTTGTGGTTCCCGACAGCATAGAAAGAGCGGGGAAAAAAGAGTGGTTTATAGAAAAGATGAACACTATTCAAGCATGGTACAATGAACTGATAGATGCGCTGGGAGATCAGGGAGAAAGCGCTTATGAGGATGCCCGTTTCCTGCTCCCCAATGCCGCGGAAACAAAACTGGTAGTCACCATGAATGCGCGTGAATTACTCCACTTTTTCCGGGTGCGCTGCTGTAATCGCGCGCAATGGGAAATACGGGCAATGGCAACGGAAATGCTTCGACTGGCAAAACAGGTTTCCCCTCATATCTTTAAAGACTCTGGCCCCGGTTGTGTACATGACAAATGTCCTGAGGGAAAGATGACCTGTGGAAAGCAGAACGAGGTCAGAAAACACTTTCAGAACCTTTCTTAA
- the murI gene encoding glutamate racemase codes for MNNSKTKLPIGILDSGIGGISVLAEIIKMLPHNEFVYFSDTLNFPYGTKPEDTVRSLSLKATEFLASIGIKSLVVACNTATSAAINEIRTLFDFPVIGMEPAIKLAVECNGKGKILVMATPLTLNSKNFIRLTSRYTQKTEVVSLPCIGLAEFIERQNRYNYGNQVNEYLIHLFSSIPIKDISTIVLGCTHFVLIKKEIRKIVGDDVVFIDGNYGTARQLKTVLQEKQLLYEINTSPASKKPLKAKITFCVSGNEKEVIKNYKYVLENEGITCE; via the coding sequence ATGAATAATTCAAAAACAAAACTCCCTATAGGAATCCTAGATTCTGGTATCGGGGGGATATCTGTTCTTGCTGAAATTATCAAAATGCTCCCCCATAATGAATTTGTTTATTTCTCCGATACACTCAATTTTCCTTATGGAACAAAGCCTGAGGATACTGTCCGGTCCCTTTCCTTAAAGGCAACCGAATTTCTCGCTTCTATTGGCATAAAATCCCTGGTCGTCGCATGTAATACAGCAACAAGCGCCGCAATCAATGAAATAAGAACTCTGTTCGATTTTCCTGTAATTGGCATGGAACCTGCCATAAAGTTAGCCGTAGAATGCAATGGTAAAGGAAAAATACTTGTCATGGCCACCCCTCTTACGTTGAATAGTAAAAATTTTATCCGACTGACAAGTCGTTATACACAAAAAACGGAAGTCGTATCCCTTCCCTGTATTGGATTAGCGGAATTTATTGAACGGCAAAACAGATACAACTATGGGAACCAGGTCAATGAATATCTTATTCATTTATTTTCTTCAATACCTATCAAGGATATTTCAACTATAGTTTTAGGATGCACGCACTTTGTTTTAATAAAAAAGGAAATCAGGAAAATCGTGGGAGATGATGTTGTTTTTATTGATGGAAATTACGGAACCGCCAGGCAGTTAAAGACGGTCCTGCAAGAAAAACAGCTTCTTTATGAAATAAATACTTCACCTGCTTCCAAAAAACCTTTAAAAGCAAAGATAACATTTTGCGTATCTGGCAATGAAAAGGAGGTGATAAAAAACTATAAATATGTATTAGAAAATGAAGGGATTACCTGTGAGTAG
- a CDS encoding cytochrome c family protein, protein MASDPNEWAPTWKLPPERRPENIIDEPVTVPGDVKKSQFFSPTACGACHQEIFKMWSGSTHANAWKNPLFQAVYTLGKKTAEGDSQKRTVESCVRCHHPIGHSAGETNPALDDEKGGVICDFCHSVRATTGVGNAPFILSPGNAAAMEGGTKYGPFDDSPETIHKNQFSELHTRSEFCGGCHDVSHAGNDLPIEQTYTEWREGPYNTGDPKTSVHCQDCHMRQRPGFPCTGSTERPDNPGLASLEIMGGKERPHIWTHYFVGGSTVPISLPPNSELQPQMAIDRLKNAATLEVHVNSNVKKGGLLQFQVDIKNTGAGHYLPTGLTELRQMWLAVSVTDSAGNPLFNRGKVDDEGKIDAQAINYHTVFGNEKGEPTMHVWEATHVISDNRVPPKGKKEEQFVLLLPNDITPPITIKVALNYRSAPQHLVNELLGEKAIKLPIITMTELTKEISF, encoded by the coding sequence GTGGCAAGCGATCCAAACGAATGGGCTCCGACATGGAAACTCCCGCCTGAAAGAAGGCCGGAAAATATTATTGATGAACCGGTTACCGTTCCAGGCGACGTAAAAAAAAGTCAGTTCTTTAGCCCAACCGCCTGCGGTGCCTGTCATCAGGAAATTTTTAAGATGTGGAGTGGTTCAACCCATGCTAATGCATGGAAAAACCCATTATTTCAAGCTGTTTATACTTTAGGCAAGAAAACTGCTGAAGGAGACTCTCAAAAGCGAACGGTAGAATCATGTGTACGCTGCCACCATCCAATTGGCCATAGTGCGGGAGAAACGAATCCAGCCTTAGATGATGAAAAGGGAGGCGTCATCTGCGATTTTTGCCATTCCGTCAGGGCAACGACAGGGGTTGGAAATGCACCTTTCATTCTAAGCCCTGGCAACGCCGCTGCAATGGAAGGGGGAACGAAATACGGACCGTTTGATGATTCTCCCGAAACGATACATAAAAACCAGTTTTCTGAGCTGCACACACGTTCCGAGTTTTGCGGAGGTTGCCATGATGTATCACATGCAGGAAATGATCTTCCTATCGAGCAAACGTATACCGAGTGGCGTGAAGGACCGTATAATACAGGTGATCCAAAAACATCTGTGCACTGTCAGGACTGCCACATGAGACAGCGTCCCGGCTTCCCTTGCACAGGCAGTACGGAACGTCCCGATAACCCTGGCCTTGCAAGTCTGGAAATTATGGGAGGCAAGGAACGACCACATATATGGACTCATTATTTTGTAGGTGGAAGCACTGTGCCCATCTCTCTGCCGCCAAACTCGGAATTACAGCCTCAAATGGCTATTGACAGGCTTAAGAATGCCGCAACACTTGAAGTCCATGTAAATTCAAATGTTAAAAAAGGTGGTTTACTGCAATTCCAGGTAGATATAAAAAATACAGGCGCGGGACATTATCTCCCTACCGGCCTGACAGAGTTACGACAAATGTGGCTTGCGGTTTCTGTTACTGATTCAGCAGGCAATCCACTGTTTAACCGGGGCAAAGTAGACGATGAAGGAAAAATTGATGCACAGGCAATTAACTATCACACGGTATTCGGCAATGAAAAGGGAGAGCCGACCATGCACGTTTGGGAAGCAACTCATGTCATATCAGATAATCGCGTCCCCCCAAAAGGAAAAAAGGAAGAACAATTTGTTTTATTACTCCCAAATGATATAACGCCTCCGATAACGATAAAGGTCGCACTAAATTATCGCAGCGCACCCCAACATCTTGTAAATGAGCTTTTGGGAGAAAAGGCAATAAAACTTCCCATAATTACTATGACAGAATTAACAAAGGAAATCAGTTTTTGA
- a CDS encoding MarC family protein encodes MIDIVATFIFFFAVIDPIGTIPVFIAVTSQYDVPAKRRIALIATLVSMGILLFFVVVGELLLTAMRIPLSAFQIAGGIVLFLFALSMIFGESKPEEEIKLATKDHETAIFPLAVPSIAGPGAMLAAVLLTKNSLFSLWEQTQTAATMVAVLLVAYLLMLSASWIDRIIGRSGASVISRVMGLILASVATTNTLAGIQDYFKLPS; translated from the coding sequence ATGATTGACATCGTTGCCACTTTCATCTTCTTTTTTGCCGTGATTGACCCGATTGGCACGATCCCCGTATTCATTGCAGTCACAAGCCAATATGATGTTCCCGCAAAAAGACGGATTGCACTCATCGCGACACTTGTATCAATGGGGATTCTTCTATTTTTCGTTGTCGTCGGTGAACTTCTTCTAACGGCCATGCGCATTCCGCTCTCAGCGTTTCAGATCGCCGGCGGAATAGTTCTATTTCTATTTGCGCTCTCTATGATTTTTGGCGAGAGCAAACCTGAAGAAGAAATAAAGCTGGCCACCAAGGATCACGAAACCGCGATATTTCCACTCGCAGTTCCATCAATCGCAGGGCCTGGCGCAATGCTTGCGGCCGTGCTTCTAACCAAGAACTCTCTATTTAGCCTGTGGGAACAGACGCAAACAGCGGCCACGATGGTCGCCGTACTGTTAGTAGCGTACTTGCTTATGCTCAGTGCTAGCTGGATCGATCGAATAATTGGCCGGAGCGGCGCCAGCGTAATAAGTCGGGTCATGGGCCTCATATTGGCGTCGGTTGCTACTACTAATACGTTAGCCGGGATTCAAGACTATTTCAAGTTACCAAGCTAG
- the cobO gene encoding cob(I)yrinic acid a,c-diamide adenosyltransferase, translating into MENGLIIVHTGNGKGKTTAALGLGFRAVGQGMKVLMLQFIKGSQRTGELHTVKRLEPDFQIVQMGKGFIKACNGIISEDIRENVRKSWESAKEAIFSDSYDMVILDEINNVIDYGLVDAEDVISVLKEKPKRLNLVLTGRNARNTLIEMADMVTDMQEIKHHYKNGVKAQRGIEF; encoded by the coding sequence ATGGAAAACGGACTAATCATCGTACATACTGGCAATGGCAAAGGTAAGACAACTGCCGCATTAGGCCTGGGGTTCCGGGCGGTAGGACAGGGAATGAAAGTGCTCATGCTCCAGTTTATTAAAGGTTCTCAGCGAACAGGAGAACTCCATACAGTAAAACGATTAGAACCTGACTTTCAAATTGTTCAAATGGGCAAGGGATTTATTAAGGCCTGTAATGGTATTATTTCAGAAGATATTCGGGAAAATGTCAGAAAATCCTGGGAATCTGCAAAAGAGGCCATTTTTTCTGACTCATACGACATGGTAATCCTTGATGAAATCAATAATGTGATTGACTACGGTCTCGTAGATGCCGAAGATGTGATTTCCGTACTGAAAGAGAAACCAAAACGACTCAACCTCGTCCTTACCGGAAGGAATGCCAGGAACACTCTTATTGAAATGGCCGACATGGTAACCGATATGCAGGAAATCAAACATCATTACAAAAACGGTGTCAAGGCACAAAGAGGCATTGAATTTTAA
- a CDS encoding D-glycerate dehydrogenase, with product MSCNVYITRQIPDEGISKLKEFCTTVEINQNDRPLSYDELLEKGRDKDGVLSMLSDRIDARFIDEAKNLKVIANYAVGYDNIDIEAAKKRGIVVTNTPGVLTDSTADMAWALLFAINRRIVEGDAITREGKFAGWGPLFLLGRDIVGKTLGIIGAGRIGTAMAMRSRGWCMKVLYHTRTSRNAVLEEMLNAERVDLETILRESDFLSLHTPLTEKTRHLIGETEFSKMKSAAYLINTARGAVIDETALVDALKNRQIAGAGLDVYEEEPRLKPGLAELDNVVLAPHLGSATVETRSKMSVMAAESIIAVLNGQKPEQCVNP from the coding sequence ATGTCGTGCAACGTTTACATTACGCGTCAAATTCCTGATGAAGGGATTTCAAAATTAAAGGAATTTTGTACAACGGTAGAAATAAACCAAAATGACAGGCCTCTGTCCTATGATGAGCTGTTAGAAAAGGGAAGGGATAAGGATGGTGTGCTCTCTATGCTTTCAGACAGGATAGATGCTCGTTTTATAGATGAGGCGAAAAATCTGAAGGTTATCGCCAATTATGCGGTAGGATACGATAATATTGACATAGAGGCAGCGAAGAAACGAGGTATCGTAGTCACGAATACCCCCGGTGTGCTCACGGATAGCACGGCAGATATGGCATGGGCGCTGCTTTTTGCGATAAACCGGCGAATTGTTGAAGGTGATGCCATAACCCGTGAAGGGAAGTTTGCCGGATGGGGCCCGTTGTTCCTGTTGGGTAGAGACATTGTGGGGAAAACCTTGGGGATTATCGGGGCAGGCAGGATTGGAACGGCCATGGCGATGCGGTCGAGAGGGTGGTGTATGAAGGTATTGTACCATACGCGGACGAGCAGAAATGCCGTATTAGAGGAAATGTTGAATGCAGAAAGGGTAGATTTGGAAACGATTTTAAGAGAGTCTGATTTCCTTTCCCTTCATACGCCTCTTACGGAAAAAACCAGACACCTGATTGGAGAAACGGAATTTTCCAAAATGAAAAGCGCTGCCTATCTCATCAATACCGCTCGTGGCGCGGTCATTGATGAAACGGCGCTGGTTGATGCCTTGAAAAACAGGCAAATTGCCGGGGCAGGGTTGGATGTCTATGAGGAAGAGCCTAGGTTAAAACCAGGATTGGCTGAATTGGATAATGTTGTCCTTGCTCCTCACCTCGGTAGCGCAACGGTTGAGACACGCAGCAAAATGTCGGTCATGGCAGCTGAAAGTATCATTGCTGTATTGAACGGGCAAAAGCCGGAACAGTGTGTCAATCCATAG
- a CDS encoding addiction module protein, with product MIIDTIPQLKKLSNSEKLLLINELWESLSLQEDALPVPDSHKKILDERLRDHEANPEQGSAWKEVKSRILKKK from the coding sequence ATGATTATTGATACAATTCCACAGTTAAAAAAATTATCCAATTCCGAGAAGCTCTTGCTTATCAATGAGCTATGGGAGTCTTTATCTTTACAAGAAGATGCTTTACCAGTTCCGGACTCTCACAAAAAAATATTGGACGAACGTCTTAGAGATCATGAAGCAAATCCAGAACAGGGCTCTGCATGGAAAGAAGTAAAGTCTAGGATATTGAAGAAAAAATGA
- a CDS encoding DUF2442 domain-containing protein: MILHVTDAKYAGDYRVEVVFNDGRKGIADLYEALSGPVFEPLKDKAQFSKLKVDEELETIAWPNGADLAPEYIYFQAFKDEKDLQNKFKQWGYIA, encoded by the coding sequence ATGATTTTACATGTAACGGATGCAAAATATGCGGGAGACTATCGAGTAGAAGTTGTCTTCAATGATGGGCGCAAAGGAATAGCGGATTTATATGAAGCGTTGAGTGGCCCTGTTTTCGAACCGTTAAAGGACAAAGCTCAATTTTCAAAATTGAAGGTGGATGAAGAATTAGAAACAATTGCTTGGCCCAATGGGGCTGATTTAGCCCCTGAATACATTTATTTTCAGGCGTTTAAGGATGAAAAAGATTTGCAGAACAAATTTAAGCAATGGGGGTACATCGCATAA
- a CDS encoding response regulator: protein MTKPRLLLVDDDTNTLDGMVRVMKHYGFPVSGVFSGTEALDLLSKKEFDIIITDMKLQEMGGLTLIREIRKKNEHIAIVVITSYSSVKTALDAKKCGANDYLTKPVNIEELVQVIEKLWKKQQPADMTED, encoded by the coding sequence ATGACAAAACCAAGACTACTACTCGTAGATGATGATACAAACACGCTTGACGGAATGGTAAGGGTAATGAAACACTACGGATTTCCTGTTTCCGGTGTTTTCTCAGGCACAGAGGCGTTAGACCTTTTATCAAAAAAGGAATTCGACATTATTATAACGGACATGAAACTCCAGGAGATGGGCGGACTAACCCTTATTCGAGAGATAAGGAAAAAAAATGAACATATTGCAATCGTTGTTATTACCTCTTATAGTTCTGTTAAAACCGCGCTAGACGCAAAAAAATGCGGCGCAAATGACTACCTGACAAAACCGGTAAACATTGAAGAGTTAGTGCAGGTCATAGAAAAACTGTGGAAAAAACAACAACCGGCCGATATGACTGAAGACTGA